The DNA segment GTAACAACACCGTGTGGCCGCTGTTCCACTATTTCCCCAGTTTTGTGGAATACGATCACCATACCTGGGAGGCCTATCAGCGCGTTAACCGACTCTATTTCGAGCGCCTGAAACCGCAGCTGTCTCCTGATGACATTGTGTGGGTACACGACTATCAGCTCATGCTGCTGCCGCAGCTGATACGGGAAGTCTTCCCCGAGATCCGCATCGGATATTTTTTGCATATTCCCTTCCCCTCGTATGAGCTGTTCCGGCAGCTGCCATGGCGACGAGAGATCCTGGAAGGCCTGATGGGGGCTGATCTGATCGGGTTTCATACCTACGACTATGCCCGGCATTTCCTTTCTGCGGTACGGCGAATTGAGGGGATGGATCATCAACTTGGCCGGTTGTATCACGACGGGCGCCAGGTCGGGGTCGAGGTGTTCCCCATGGGGATCGACTACGCCAAGTTTGCCGAGTCTTCTCAGCAGCCGGTTGTCCAGCAGCACATCGAGGCGATCAAGGCCAGCCGAAACGGCCGTCGCATGATCCTGTCGGTAGACCGGCTCGATTACAGCAAAGGGATACCGAATCGCCTGTGGGGGTTCCGGCATTTCCTGGATGCCTATCCGGACTGGCACGGCAAGGTAACCCTGACCATGATAGTCGCACCCAGTCGGGAGGGGGTGCCCCAGTATCAGGAACTGAAACGCAGCGTGGAGGAATTGGTAAGCGACATCAACGGGGTATACGGCACCATCGATTGGGTGCCGGTGCAGTACTTCTATCGTGCATTCCCGTTTCTGGAGCTGGCCGGCATGTATAACCAGGCAGATGTTCTGCTGGTTACCCCGATCCGGGACGGCATGAATCTGATAGCCAAGGAGTATATTGCTGCCAAAACAGACGGAAACGGGGTGGTAATCCTGAGTGAGACTGCGGGAGCAGCCAGGGAGCTTGGCGAGCCGATTCTGATCAATCCGACAAATCTCCCGGAGATCGGTGAGGCCATCCATCGGGCCCTGACCATGACGGATCAGGATAAGGCCCGACGGAATTCGGTGATGCATGAGCGACTGCGCCGGTATGACATCCAGATGTGGTCGCATGAGTTTATTTCCAAACTGAAACAGGTATCCGAGGATGGCGAGAAACCGGGAGCCAGGCCGCTGCAGGACGCCGGGATGCGCACAGTACGTGACCGGTATCGGGATGCTGCTCACCGTTTGCTGCTGCTGGACTATGACGGTACCCTTGTCGGATTTCAGAACACCCCCGAGGATGCCGTGGCAGATGATGAGCTCAAATCGCTGATCCGTCGTCTGGCAGATGTGTCTGGCAACGAGGTCGTTATTATCAGCGGGCGCGACAAGGATTTTCTGGAATCTCAGTGGGGTGAACTTCCGGTCGGGCTGATTGCCGGGCATGGGGTGTGGCAGCGGCGTATCGGGGGGCAGTGGCAGGTTGCCGAAACCCTGGACATAAAGTGGAAAAATGCAGTGCGACCGGTGCTGCGGCGATACTGTGATCGAACCCCCGGCTCCAGTGTTGAGGAAAAGGCATTTTCACTGGCCTGGCACTACCGACGCTGCGAACCGGAACTGGCCGCGGTCCGGCTGGGAGAGCTGAGGGATGCCCTGCTGAGTTTGACATCGAATCTGAATGTCTCGGTGCTGGATGGCAACAAGGTTCTGGAAATCAAGAACAGCAGCGTCAACAAGGGACGGGGGGCTGCACGGTATATGCAGGATCGCGATTTCCCGTTTGTACTGGCAATCGGCGATGATCATACCGACGAGGATATGTTTGCAGCCTTGCCGGATCAGGCGGTGACGATCAAGGTTGGCGCGCAGCAGACGGTAGCTGACTGGTTCCTGCCGGGGCCGAAGGCGGTACGCCGATTGCTGCAGGGATTGGCAGAGATCGAATAAAAACAAGTCTGGACAATTGCAGAGCTGCCCGCATCGTGGTAGACTTATTTTGGCGTTAGTAACGCGAAAGGAAGCAGCTCTGCATGAAGAAAACATCTATCAGTTACGACCCTGGTGGCTGGATTATCCGGGAAACCGGATACACCCCTGACGACACTGTCTCGATAGGCAGCAATTTTATGGTCGGCAATGGCTACCTTGGGTATCGAGGTACACCTCTTGAATGGGGGCGGGAGCAGTACGCTGCCTGTGTGGTCACCGATACCTATGACATGGCCGACGGGAAGTGGCGAGAGCTTTGTACCGTACCGAATGCGCTGTCCGGGCGGCTCGTGATCGATGGTGCCGCTCTGGAGGCCGCCGGAGCAGACACCGTGTTCGGTCTGGATCTCGCCGAGGGGCGGTTTTTCCGTACCCAGGAGACCGCAGCGCTGACGGTGGCGGAGGAACTTGTTGCTGATCAGGTGGATCTGCATCTTGTCGCGCGTCGCGTGGTGCTTACTGCAGTACGCCCGGCGAGTATCACCCTGCAGGCAGGTATCGACAGTGATATCTGGAGCCTGAACGGGAATCATTTCTCGCGGCAGCAGTGGGCCGTTGAAGCCCTGCCGCAGGCTGATCATGCATCAGGATTGCTGCGCTGTGATCTGCAAACCGGCGAGTCCCGGATCGATATCTCGGTAGGTCATGCAGCCCGAATACTGCTGAATGGCCAACCCGTCACCAATGAATCCGTCGATATCACCAATGAGAGCTGGCATGGGATCGGGCAGGATTTCTCGTTGGCTGCCGGAGATCGTCTTGAGCTCGAGCTGTATATGGCGGTGTACTCCAGTGAAGATGGTATCGATCCGGTAGCGGGGGTGCGCACCAGCATTCAGCGAGCGGTCTCGAGCGGCTGGTCACAGCTCATGCATGAATCGCGAGAGCGCTGGCAGCAGTTCTGGGAGGCCACCGACATCCGGATCGAGGGCGATCACGAGGCACAGGTCACCACCCGGTTCAACATCTACCATAATGTGATTGCGGCTCCGCGACACAGTGACCGGCTGCCGATTGGTGCCCGGGGACTGAGCTGTCAGGCATATCAGGGGGCTGCTTTCTGGGATCAAGAAATATTCAATATGCCGATGTTTCTCTATACCGACCCCGGGGTCGCCCGCAACATACTCGCCTATCGGTACCATACCTTGCCGGGAGCACGTCGCAAGGCACAGCGGCTCGGATACCGCGGGGCATTTTATGCCTGGATCAGCGGAAAGACCGGTGATGAGCTGTGTCCGGACTATTTTTTTGTAGATGTGCTTACCGGGCGGCGCATCCGTAATCACTTTAACGACTGGCAGATCCATATCAGCCCGGATATAGCCTATGCGATATGGGAATATCTTGAGGCGACCGGCGACTGGGAGTTTGTCGAGCAGATGGGTGCCGAGGTACTGTTCGAGATTGCCCGGTTTTGCTTCAGTCATCTGTACTTCAAAAAAGATAAAGACCGGTACGAAACAATCCGTCTTCTGGGCCCGGATGAATACCACGAGAATGTGGATAATAATGCCTTCACCAATTACCAGATCCAGTTTGCCTGCCGGGCGGCGGTAGCAGTGTATGAGCGACTCCAGCGAGATAACCCGGATCGATTGCAGGAGATTGTTCGCCAGATCGGTCTCGAACCGGCAGAAACTGATGACTGGCGTGACGTAGTGGACCGGATCTATCTGCCGCAGCCAACCCTGGCAGGCCAGTTGATAGAGCAGTTTGACGGCTATTTTCAGCTGGAGGATGTATTCCCGCAGGAGGTTGCTGCCAGGCTGAAAGACCCGGGAGAGTACTGGGGCTGGCCGAACGGCGTGGCGGTTGCAACCCAGGTTTTGAAACAGGCCGATGTTATCCAGCTGTTTGTACAGCACGATGCCTTTCCGATTGAGGTGCAGAAGGCGAATTACGAGTACTACGCACCCCGTACCCAGCATGGCTCGTCGCTGAGCCCGTCCTCCTATGCGATAATTGCTGCACGCGTACATAATCGCCAGCAGGCATATGATTTTTTTATGAAATCCAATACAGTGGATCTGTATAACACCAACAAGGCGGTCAGTGGCGGCACCTTTATTGGTGGGATCCATACCGCCGCCTGCGGTGCAAGCTGGAAGGTACTGTTTAACGGTTTTGTCGGATTCGAGATCGAGAATTCCTGCATGCGCTTCCGGCCCCGACTGCCGGATCAGTGGAAATCCATAACGGTACCGTTTGTATTTCGCGGTCAGCCGTACCGGGTTACCGTAACAGCCGGGGATGTGCTGCTTGAGTTTGGTGGTGATCCGCAACATATTACGGATCTGCCGAAGGTTCTCATCGGCGATACAGAATATACTATGCAGGAATCATTACGTGTTCCCTTTGCATCAGGAGGAAAAGATGATTAAAGGCTGGATTTTTGATCTTGACGGGGTAATTACCGACACTGCCGAGTTTCACTTCAAGGCATGGAAGCAGCTTGCCGACGAAGAGGGGCTTTCGTTTACCCGTGAGGATAACGAACAGCTGCGCGGGGTGTCGCGTGCTGACTCTTTGCGCCTGCTGCTGAAAGGAAAAACCGTTACCGATCAGCATTTCGAAGAAATGATGACACGAAAGAACGGCTATTATCAGGAACTGGTAGAGAAGATGGGACCCGAGGATGCACTGCCGGGCGCCCGTGAGCTGGTAAAGGAGCTGCGATCACGCGGCATCAAGACCGCAATCGGGTCCTCCAGCAGGAACGCCGGCAGGGTAATCGAGTTGTTGCAGATGGAGGATATCTTTGACACCATTGCAGATGGACACTCGGTCGCCAACGCCAAACCGGCGCCGGATCTTTTTCTGCATGCAGCCAGCCAGCTGGGGCTGTCGCCGGATGAATGTGTGGTTGTCGAGGATGCCGAGGCAGGGGTAGAAGCAGCGCTGGCCGGCGGCATGTGTGCAGTCGGCATTGGACCAGCTGAACGAGTCGGTAAGGCGCATTATGTGTACGCCGAAACGGCAGATATCGATTTGAAAGAAGTGATGGGCTGACCATCGGTGCAGTACTATCTTGCCCCGATGGCAACACTGACGCATCGTGCCCTGCGGGAACTGATACTGGAGTTTGGCGGCTGTGATTATTTCTTCAGCGAGATGATCAGTGCCCGCGGGCTTTTGAACGGTGGTCACCTTGAGCAGTACTATGTCGACGCCGGCCCGCACCCGGATCGGGTAATCTATCAGTTGATGGGATCGGATGCCGACTCCATCGCCGCGGCTGCAGCGATGCTCGATGAGCGCGACTGCGCCGGCATAGATATCAATATGGGGTGCGCTGCGCCGGCTATTACCAGGCAGGGGGGTGGGGTGAGCTGGATGAGCGACTATGATTCTGCCATCCGCATGGTTGATCAGGTTCGTCGCCAGGTCACCCGTCACCCGCTCAGTGTCAAGCTCAGGCTGGGTTTCGATGAAGATCCCGAGCGGGTGATGCATTTCTGCCGTGGTCTGGAGCAGGCCGGGGTTGAAATGATTACCATGCATCCCCGTACCGCCAAACAGAAATTCAAGCGCACAGCGCGGTGGAGTTTCGTCGAGCTGGCGGCTGAACACCTGCACATTCCGGTTATCGGCAATGGTGATGTAACCGATGCCAGCCGACTGGTCGCGCGTAGCCGCGGACCATGGAGCGGCGTGATGGTCGGGCGAGGTGCGGTGCAGCAGCCCTGGATATTTGCCCAGGCACGCGCAGCCGGGCAGCAGATCGAGGTTGACCGGGAGGCAGTGGCACTGCAATTTCTTGAACTGCTGCGCCGTCGGCAGCCTGCCGAGTTCTGGAAGTCCCGGGCGCACCGGTTTTTTGCATACTACTGTACCAACTTCGCCTGGGGGCATAATCTGAATACCGGGATTCACCGGGAAAGCGATACACATGCAATGGGAGCTCTCGTACGGCAGTATTTTCGTCGGTATCCCCAGGAACGTATCCTTTCAGTTGCGCTTGTCCCGAACCCGTGATAGGTATTAGGTATGGAGATTGCAACAACATTTCCGATACCTGATGCAGCGGTTATCGCGATCGATGGAGAGATGGATCTGTATAATGCCAATCAGTTGCGTGAGGCATTTCAGCAGGCGTTGACCGACAGTCGTCGCGGGATAGTGCTGGAGCTGTCGCGACTGCGGTATCTCGACAGCTCCGGGGTTGGCGTATTGATTCACATGATCCAGAGCCTGAAGTCCCGTAAAGGACGATTGGCAGTGGTCGGCCTCCACGGCAGTCCGGAAAAGGTGCTGACCATGACTAACATCATTGCCCTGCTCAAACGCTTTTCTACCTGTGAGGAGGCGGTAGCCTATATCACCGAATAGTGCATGGGACTACACGTTAAAGTATAGTTCATATTCCTCAGGGGTTGGTGCATGGTACACATGGGTTGCCTCTGACAGTTTCATAGAGCTCCACATCTCTATCAGCTCCTGCGGAAACGCTGGTCGCAGATAGTCGTTGTCCCGCAGCAGACCCTGCATCACTGAATGCAGATCCAGCGGAAAGCGGCGATCCTCTGCCAGGGAGGCATCTGCATAGCCGGCTGCGACAGGGTCGAGTTTGCGCTGTATCCCGTCTATGCCGGCCAGCAGCATAGCCGCCAGCATGTAGTGGGGATTCGCGGTAGCATCGCCGGTTCTGTACTCGATACGCTCCGAACCGCGGCTGAGGTACCCCGGTATGCGGACAGCCGCTTCGCGAGATGCCTTGGCAAAGGTAGCACATACCGGCGCTTCATAGCCGGGAACCAGCCGCTTGAAGGAATTGGTACTGGGATTGGTAAATCCAAGCAGCGACCCGCTCAGGCTGTGCTCAAGCAGACCGGCGGTATAGCACAGCGCCTCGGTTGACAGGCCGAACATCCCGTCGCCGGAGAAAGTCGGTTCTCCGTTGCGGGAGAGGTACTGATGCACATGCATACCGTTCCCCGGGGTCTTGTTGATCGGTTTGGGCATAAAGGTGACAAATACCTGGTTCTCGGCGGCAATATTCCGGATAATCCACTTGGCAATGGCAACCTTGTCGGCAGCCTCGGCTATAGACAGAAAATCAAACTCGATCTCGAGCTGCGCTGCGCCGACCTCATGGTGATGATACTTGACCGGAATCCCGACTGCAGTCAGCGCCCGCACCATCTGGTTGCGCAAATCGAAATAGCGATCATCCGGATAGTGACGATGATAGCCACGATGAATATTAAAGCGCGGCAGGTCGTAGAAGTCCGGCCCGATTCCCTCTGCACTCTGCAGGCGGAAATAGGAATGGGCATAGTCGGTAGCGTAGGCTACATCCTCCAGTACATGGAACTCGAGCTCCATCAGAACCTGTGCGTCGTCGGCTATCTTTTCGCGACGCAGATACGCCAGGGCATTCTTGATTACGTTCCGCGGGTAGTACTCGAAGATATCCCCATCCATGGTGCGCACATCGCACAGAGTATGCAGGATCAGCCCGTCCGGACGCTCCTCGGTAAAGGCGGTGCTCATGTCGGGGATTGCCACCATGTCGGATTTGGAAACATCAGCGAACCCGTAGTTCGATGCATCGAACCCGATGCCCTCCTTGAGTACCGCGGGACTGATGTGGCTTTTCGGGATGGTTACGCTCCGAATTGCGCCATAGATGTCCAGCATCATCAGATCCAGATAATCGATATCCTCAATGTTGCCGTTGTATGCACCAAGTTTCATAGTTACTCCTACCAGAATGTAATAATGGGCAGGGTAGTATGGTCCGGGTGAGGGTGTCAACGAAATAAACTGCCGTATGTGGAGCCTGCTTGCACGGTACGGGGCGCGTAAATGAAAAGCGCAGCCGAGAACCAGGCTGCGCTTTTTTGCTGTTTTTTTGTCAGATGGTCATTGAACGTTTATCTGTACTGCTGGATTTCTTCCCAGAGCTGAGGATCCTGCTGGGCTACCACTACCATATCGTTAAAGGTGGCGACATCCAGACCCTCGTTTTGAACAATTTCTATCATGTCATCCTGCGCGGCCATTTCGACCTCCATCAGTTCTTCGTAGGTTGCATAAAATTGTTCCTGATCTTCCGGGCTCAGGTTGTCAGGT comes from the Spirochaeta africana DSM 8902 genome and includes:
- the pgmB gene encoding beta-phosphoglucomutase, whose product is MIKGWIFDLDGVITDTAEFHFKAWKQLADEEGLSFTREDNEQLRGVSRADSLRLLLKGKTVTDQHFEEMMTRKNGYYQELVEKMGPEDALPGARELVKELRSRGIKTAIGSSSRNAGRVIELLQMEDIFDTIADGHSVANAKPAPDLFLHAASQLGLSPDECVVVEDAEAGVEAALAGGMCAVGIGPAERVGKAHYVYAETADIDLKEVMG
- a CDS encoding STAS domain-containing protein; translation: MEIATTFPIPDAAVIAIDGEMDLYNANQLREAFQQALTDSRRGIVLELSRLRYLDSSGVGVLIHMIQSLKSRKGRLAVVGLHGSPEKVLTMTNIIALLKRFSTCEEAVAYITE
- a CDS encoding tRNA dihydrouridine synthase; the encoded protein is MATLTHRALRELILEFGGCDYFFSEMISARGLLNGGHLEQYYVDAGPHPDRVIYQLMGSDADSIAAAAAMLDERDCAGIDINMGCAAPAITRQGGGVSWMSDYDSAIRMVDQVRRQVTRHPLSVKLRLGFDEDPERVMHFCRGLEQAGVEMITMHPRTAKQKFKRTARWSFVELAAEHLHIPVIGNGDVTDASRLVARSRGPWSGVMVGRGAVQQPWIFAQARAAGQQIEVDREAVALQFLELLRRRQPAEFWKSRAHRFFAYYCTNFAWGHNLNTGIHRESDTHAMGALVRQYFRRYPQERILSVALVPNP
- a CDS encoding bifunctional alpha,alpha-trehalose-phosphate synthase (UDP-forming)/trehalose-phosphatase codes for the protein MKTVDRSIPRERVVVVSNRLAVSVHLIGDSIEYRQSMGGLATGLSSLRGDYRMLWVGWPGLPSEGLSDTQRREIDARLIADYDSVPVDLSEQDIQEFYLGFCNNTVWPLFHYFPSFVEYDHHTWEAYQRVNRLYFERLKPQLSPDDIVWVHDYQLMLLPQLIREVFPEIRIGYFLHIPFPSYELFRQLPWRREILEGLMGADLIGFHTYDYARHFLSAVRRIEGMDHQLGRLYHDGRQVGVEVFPMGIDYAKFAESSQQPVVQQHIEAIKASRNGRRMILSVDRLDYSKGIPNRLWGFRHFLDAYPDWHGKVTLTMIVAPSREGVPQYQELKRSVEELVSDINGVYGTIDWVPVQYFYRAFPFLELAGMYNQADVLLVTPIRDGMNLIAKEYIAAKTDGNGVVILSETAGAARELGEPILINPTNLPEIGEAIHRALTMTDQDKARRNSVMHERLRRYDIQMWSHEFISKLKQVSEDGEKPGARPLQDAGMRTVRDRYRDAAHRLLLLDYDGTLVGFQNTPEDAVADDELKSLIRRLADVSGNEVVIISGRDKDFLESQWGELPVGLIAGHGVWQRRIGGQWQVAETLDIKWKNAVRPVLRRYCDRTPGSSVEEKAFSLAWHYRRCEPELAAVRLGELRDALLSLTSNLNVSVLDGNKVLEIKNSSVNKGRGAARYMQDRDFPFVLAIGDDHTDEDMFAALPDQAVTIKVGAQQTVADWFLPGPKAVRRLLQGLAEIE
- a CDS encoding glutamine synthetase family protein; translation: MKLGAYNGNIEDIDYLDLMMLDIYGAIRSVTIPKSHISPAVLKEGIGFDASNYGFADVSKSDMVAIPDMSTAFTEERPDGLILHTLCDVRTMDGDIFEYYPRNVIKNALAYLRREKIADDAQVLMELEFHVLEDVAYATDYAHSYFRLQSAEGIGPDFYDLPRFNIHRGYHRHYPDDRYFDLRNQMVRALTAVGIPVKYHHHEVGAAQLEIEFDFLSIAEAADKVAIAKWIIRNIAAENQVFVTFMPKPINKTPGNGMHVHQYLSRNGEPTFSGDGMFGLSTEALCYTAGLLEHSLSGSLLGFTNPSTNSFKRLVPGYEAPVCATFAKASREAAVRIPGYLSRGSERIEYRTGDATANPHYMLAAMLLAGIDGIQRKLDPVAAGYADASLAEDRRFPLDLHSVMQGLLRDNDYLRPAFPQELIEMWSSMKLSEATHVYHAPTPEEYELYFNV
- a CDS encoding glycosyl hydrolase family 65 protein, with product MKKTSISYDPGGWIIRETGYTPDDTVSIGSNFMVGNGYLGYRGTPLEWGREQYAACVVTDTYDMADGKWRELCTVPNALSGRLVIDGAALEAAGADTVFGLDLAEGRFFRTQETAALTVAEELVADQVDLHLVARRVVLTAVRPASITLQAGIDSDIWSLNGNHFSRQQWAVEALPQADHASGLLRCDLQTGESRIDISVGHAARILLNGQPVTNESVDITNESWHGIGQDFSLAAGDRLELELYMAVYSSEDGIDPVAGVRTSIQRAVSSGWSQLMHESRERWQQFWEATDIRIEGDHEAQVTTRFNIYHNVIAAPRHSDRLPIGARGLSCQAYQGAAFWDQEIFNMPMFLYTDPGVARNILAYRYHTLPGARRKAQRLGYRGAFYAWISGKTGDELCPDYFFVDVLTGRRIRNHFNDWQIHISPDIAYAIWEYLEATGDWEFVEQMGAEVLFEIARFCFSHLYFKKDKDRYETIRLLGPDEYHENVDNNAFTNYQIQFACRAAVAVYERLQRDNPDRLQEIVRQIGLEPAETDDWRDVVDRIYLPQPTLAGQLIEQFDGYFQLEDVFPQEVAARLKDPGEYWGWPNGVAVATQVLKQADVIQLFVQHDAFPIEVQKANYEYYAPRTQHGSSLSPSSYAIIAARVHNRQQAYDFFMKSNTVDLYNTNKAVSGGTFIGGIHTAACGASWKVLFNGFVGFEIENSCMRFRPRLPDQWKSITVPFVFRGQPYRVTVTAGDVLLEFGGDPQHITDLPKVLIGDTEYTMQESLRVPFASGGKDD